From a region of the Pongo pygmaeus isolate AG05252 chromosome 5, NHGRI_mPonPyg2-v2.0_pri, whole genome shotgun sequence genome:
- the LOC134739666 gene encoding large ribosomal subunit protein eL21-like, which produces MTNTKGKRRGTQYMFSRPFRKHGVVPLATYMRIYKKGDIPLATCMRIYKKGDNVDIKGMGTVQKGMPHKCYHGKTGRVYNVTQHAIGIVVNKQVKGKILAKRINVCIEHIKHSKSRDSFLKRVKENDQKKKEAKEKGTWVQLKRQPAPDREAHFVRTNGKEPELLEPISY; this is translated from the coding sequence ATGACgaacacaaagggaaagaggagaggcaccCAATATATGTTCTCTaggccttttagaaaacatggagtTGTTCCTTTGGCCACGTATATGCGAATCTATAAGAAAGGTGATATTCCTTTGGCCACGTGTATGCGAATCTATAAGAAAGGTGATAATGTAGACATCAAGGGAATGGGtactgttcaaaaaggaatgccCCACAAGTGTTACCATGGCAAAACTGGAAGAGTCTACAATGTTACCCAGCATGCCATTGGCATTGTTGTAAACAAACAAGTTAAGGGCAAGATTCTTGCCAAGAGAATTAATGTGTGTATTGAGCACATTAAGCACTCTAAGAGCCGAGATAGCTTCCTGAAACGcgtgaaggaaaatgatcagaaaaagaaagaagccaaagagaaaggtaccTGGGTTCAACTAAAGCGCCAGCCTGCTCCAGACAGAGAAGCACACTTTGTGAGAACCAATGGTaaggagcctgagctgctggaacctATTTCCTATTAA